Genomic segment of Arachis hypogaea cultivar Tifrunner chromosome 11, arahy.Tifrunner.gnm2.J5K5, whole genome shotgun sequence:
aaatattgattaaaaatatgatactaaaatattaaaataaaaatattagactaTTGACTAAAAGAAttagttaatataaattaaaattgttgaatctgaaatttttttgagatatttttttttaaatatacaagTATATACATATTTATTCAGATATATTGTATGTTCAAAAATATGTGTACGTTTTTTATATGTTAAAATGTTGGTGTAgtttaaacaaaataatatttgtatttttaCGTGTTGAAAATTATGTGTATTTTGAGCTCAAAATTAAATGGATTcttttaaatactttattttaaaatatatgtgtacatataaattgtataaatatgtGTATcttgtttttaaataatatatatttgtgtatttgtattaaaaatatttatatgtttaGTTTAACTATATGTTGACAAAAAATTTTCACCATGTAACAAagttttatgataaaaaaatacattattttTTCTGTACATCTTTTTTCTCTgtacactttttttattttttaaaatttatcaattatttttaatattatataaaaaattttataaaaattgataGATATATACAACCTTTTTAGTAACttattaagttattatatataaataaagtaattatattaggtgtatactaaaaattagctattctaaaatatatatttaaatataaaataaatattaaaataaattaaaaatattaaaaaatatattatttttattgataattaactaataatttttaaaatataaactaaaaattatagtaaaaaacaataaattatacTATTGTTGAGGGTTTTGTCGTATATAAATATGTAAGATTGATTTAGTGGTgaaatgatattttgaatttGGTGGTGGTTTGGTGAACGATGCATGCAGGTGCCAGAAGCAGTAACGGAGAAGAGGTCAAGTGCATACAACAAAGGGAGAGTGTTCATCCATGGAGCCAATGAGATAACAGCCATTGCATACAAGAAACAGTTCCAAACAGACTTGGCAGCGTTCCTGAGGTCAAGATCtgtggagatgaagagaggtgggTCCATGTTCTTGGTTTGCTTGGGCAGAACATCTCTGGACCCCACCGACCAGGGTGGTGCTGGTCTCCTCTTTGGGACCCACTTTCAGGATGCTTGGGATGATCTTGTCCTTCAGGTAATTATTCTCTGTTCTACTCCTACACTACATTTTTATGCCTCGCTCTCTATGCAACAGTGTGTTGCACTTCCACACTACTTATTAGAGCATGTTTTTCTCATTGCCAAACCCAAAACAATTTATAAAGGCTTCGTTAATCATGTGTTTATTTAGGTGTATTTCTGAGTTGTTTAATTTAGTGTAGGTAGATTCTAATGAATTAAAATAGCTACTGCATATAACAAATGTGactcaaaataaatatataattcgtGATATAGATTAATTTGAATCATATGAATACTAATTTTATTCACGTATATAATTAGAATTGAAATGATGTGAACTTCAATTAATTTAACTCTAAAAACTAATTtatagaattaaaaaatattttatatttataaatcatCTAAACATCTTATCTTTAAAAGATATGAGATGCcatatataaaactattttaatttatttaacttACAAAACACTCACATGTCTAGTCACTGACAAAACTATATAAGTTTTAACCGAAAGAAAAAGTATACAATAAGCTAATTCATAAGATCattagaagagaaaaaaaaaacgttaGATATTGTGAAAAATCATTTAGAATAAAGTCACTAAAATTAGTCAATCAAATAGTATACGTCCGATGTTAGAggtttaatctaaaaatttattattttattttattaaaacctttcatttttaaatgtttttccaacaaatatattaataatcttTGAGAAACATTGAATATTCTTTCTCGAAATagtaaattttgaataattttatattaaaaaagacTTTGAAATATTTAATCATTTAATTAGAACTTCTTATACTAAACATTCTATTAAGTGTTTTTAGAAATAGAACACTGAACACCTGCTTAACAATAATGACTAAAATAATGATCAAGAATTATACTGTAGGTGATACAAAAACTTATCTTATTGTCATCATTAAAATAAGTTGATCTCATATGTCTGTTGCCCACCCTCAATTTCATCATCATGCCgggcaaaaataataaataataattaagtgTTGGCTGCTGGCTAAGTTCCATGATATTGACAAACGATTAGGTTTTGGATGTTTAGAACACATGTAATCATCATCTATCATCATATCATCAAGATAGACAAGTTGGATATATATGTTTGTAGTTTTTTAACATCTATTTTAAATAAGTTATGCTACGTGTATACTAAAATGagtcaccagtataaaatatatattggaatataaatatacattaaaaataaattaaatcacacgtatatttatacacaaatatattagtggctgattttaataactgatttttgtgtacaaataacatttataattttaaaatatctgtcgaattgaaaatttgattaacaaagctttgattattatttatttcttttgcacGGTTAATGATAATAAAATTGTTCCAAAACTAAAGTTAGAACTTAGAACTTAGAATTACCTCTCATATTAGTAGAAACACGAATTTATAAAATCGAAACACAAAGTTACTATGGATTTTCTTGTTTTAGGTTGACATTTTCAAATAGGTGAAAGTGTACgtacaaaaaattttaatgctcAAGTAAGTAAGATACTAAGATCTAAGAGATATAAGAATTAAGAGTAAATAACATATCTTAGACATGTACTAATCTTTTATTTAtagcatttaaaaaaattaattaaaaaagaatccATACTAATATATTGATTTTAGAGTAGAGGACCCACATTTCTATTGGATACATTAaattttttctatctatttatatcGATCTAATAATGATTTTAGAGTAGAGGACCCACAATCACTAATAACAAATACTAATGCACGCACCAATTACTTACTTGAACTTGTACCGTAACATGTTAATCAAGATAGTACGGAATGTAATGAGACCCTTATACTTAAACCTTTGTCCTAGCATACGCACATAGTACTAATTTAACTTAAAGGATAATAATTCATGTACTTTTTTGGCCCACAATAAGAATAGGACGACCCTGAATTTCTGTAGCTAGTGATGAACTTAATTATGTAAATCGAGCATCCGCGATGacaaagtgtttttttttttcaaacctcAAAAAGGACCATTTATTTACTAACTCGGTTGTTTTGGGTTAACACAACCTCTCTTTACATTATTAAAACCAATCTCGACTAACAAATATTTTTGAACTGcactttatattaattaattatctttgattttattctttaaaaaatataaaattaatagatattaattacaattatttaaaatttattggtTAGGAATTGTTTATCTATACTTTTTCAATTACAACCAGTGACGATTAATAATTGAGTTGCATGATGTGAAGAATAATATTTCCCACTAGGTTTCAGAATGGTCAATTGTTGGCTACTTGCCCTTCACGCTTTTAATTTacaaccaataataataataataataaggagcattttattatacaaattaaagttatatagagagtataaattttttttatagttatttttgtttattttattgttattcaaAATGTGGATCCTAGCTTTTTTAATCTCTCTTTCATCCTATAAAAAAAAATCTGTAAACTTATATCTTtactgttgggaataagacacaattcccccttgagaaaacacctttgacagagaaataaaatagacacaatcacaacacaagaatttaacgtggaaactccaattaccggagaaaaaaccacggccgttgtcaaatgacaaccagagaatatcactatgtgaaaattgttacaacacatagacttctttctctcaccggcaccccagtacacccacactctttcaaagcaaatatctaactacacctcacaacactctctaatcaaagagtacagaggaaaagaaaaatcagatacaagcttaaagtgtttctgactggtgcaaaaacaaatggagaacttagcctcatatttatagcctaggccacccactccatttgctatcctaagcaatgtgggactaattcaaccaaatcctaacaatctccaccttgattgaaatagtcacacatcttcagcttccattgtcaacaccgacaattctttgctgccattgtctataccgacaatcatagttcagagaactatcatactccaccatgaaagtatactcacttggaattagaccactccaagcatttcgccttggtacagatcgaaaccttgctgaaaattcatggtgcaacttccaaattggcttttcctggaagttcttcagccatcgacctaactccgccacacaccttgcatctcaacgccaaccaatgcccgtgtgcaattgtggacctgattgccacaactcatccttatccatggcagtgcggtaataccatgaggatacttcttgtcttctagagaacatcatcttctctcatagagagagcaaccagagatcttctccttcaacgccttgtgcaaacctgattgtatcaacacatccttgacttgtacttgccacaagccaaaattgattcttccatcaaatttctctatttcaagcttcacagcacttgaatatcctgacattgttgcaaccgtatactggaatattataactcaactgtagaccgtgcactaggaagggtccccaggaaagagaggtgggtcacaatggacacacttaaataccaagtctttccttagccagaaccttttccaaactgcactctcacagagtcacactgccttccagcaacaacaacagcaaccaaagagattagactaggctgcaaccacagagcatactaagaataaatcccaccgaaccgaagctctgataccacttgttgggaataagacacaattcccccttgagaaaacacctttgacagagaaataaaatagacacaatcacaacacaagaatttaacgtggaaactccaattaccggagaaaaaaccacggccgttgtcaaatgacaaccagagaatatcactatgtgaaaattgttacaacacatagacttctttctctcaccggcaccccagtacacccacactctttcaaagcaaatatctaactacacctcacaacactctctaatcaaagagtacagaggaaaagaaaaatcagatacaagcttaaagtgtttctgactggtgcaaaaacaaatggagaacttagcctcatatttatagcctaggccacccactccatttgctatcctaagcaatgtgggactaattcaaccaaatcctaacatttaccatataattcacctcatAATAAAAGCAAATGATGATATGTGGATTGAAATAATAGTATGGACagtgattttgattgttgatgagCACCACATGCAGGGGTTAATTAGCAGTGAGAAACGTGACAGTTTCAACATTCCAGTTTATGCACCAAGCCTACAAGACTTCAAGGAGGTGGTTGAAGGCGACGGGTCATTCGCCATCCACAAGCTGGAGGTTTTCAAAGGAGGAAGCCCTCTTGTGGTTGACCAACCGGACAACGCCAGCCAAGTCGGAAAGGCCCTGGCCAACACCTGCCGGAGTGTCTCCGGCGTCCTTGTTGACGCCCACATCGGAGAAGACCTTAGCCACGAGCTCTTTCTTAGAGTGGAGCACAGAGCTACCTGCCATGGCAAAGACTTGTTAGAACAACTTCAGTTCTATCACATAGTTGCATCCCTTTCTTTTGTTCAATCATAATTTACAATTCACTTAGAAGAAAAAGGGGGCAAAATGTTATGtgtatttattttgtattatatacTAATTAAGTTTCCATATATGTTTCTTTACTATTAAAGTACTGTTGAACTCCCTTTTACGTGGATTATGTATCCCAGCGAATGATATTAGcctatgaaatagaaataaatacatttaaaaaatgtGCTGTTCACTTGTTTCCCGTTCAAGAAAAGAGAGACGACCCTTTGTTTGATTGTCAGAAATTATAatagattattttaaaattttattagattaaaaccaaattataaaaaagataaatataaaaaatatttgataactcggtcaaattgtatattttaaaaatttaatgagtAGATTACTCATGAATTAAAGTTAAAACttaagaattaataaaaaaattaattccctAACATTCCTCATTTAAAACTTGAGAGTATTGCTAAACATTTTCCAATGTTAAGAACTTGTATCTTCTATAATTGAGTAAGGACTTTGCTTTGTAAAGTTCATGCAATAATACCACCATGCATCCAACTCTTTTACGAACCAGCACCAAAGGATAAAGCAACATGTATTAAGAAAACCTTTAAATGACAGATACAACATACACATCTCAGAACAGTTCCTCTCTAGTTGCTTGTAACTGAAAGATTATATTCCTACAGCAATAACTAGTGAAGTGATAATGCTACAAAGATGAAAACTATGGTTGAAAATACATCTCTATTATTAGGGTGATGCGGGGACTGGTTCAGAACCAGAAACATGGGAAGCAGCATCTTCTTTTGATATGGAAACATAGTTCAGGGGAGCAGATTGTCTATCCCTTTTCCCATCTTTTGATGTAGACTTGCTTCCATTCTGATGGGCATTCAGAGAGAGTCGTCGGTTAGGAGTGCCGTTAGCTCCTCCGTTAGCACGAGGGCCAACTACCTTCTTGCTGCCAACCGGCCGAGCAGGGCTGGGTTTTGTGCCAAAAGGAGAATCCTGTTCTGTGTTTTGCTGTTCATGATACTTCTTTTGGTCCTACAACATGTCAAGGTATGGGTGGTCAAATACTCATTCCATTTGTGTTACTAGTTACTAACCAACTTTTTGGGAGAGCTAAAAGTTCATAATTCAACAAATATAATGGTGACAGAAATAGGGAAATCTGATAGTTTACTTTGACCAAATGACTAATCAATTATCTCACTAGAAAAACTTACCCTCATCCTTCGTTTTTCCTCTTCCCTTTCATGCCTGAGCATGGCGTATTCATCTAAcatagcaagaagaggaacaccGTCGTATGCGAATGACATGTCATGAACTTCTTCCCATGCTCGAGTTCTAGCAACCAATGTGTCAACCAAAGCTGCATGTTTTCGTGTAAAGAACCAAACTTAATTATTCTGGGTTCATGTATGCCAAGAAACAAGTGAAGTATCACTCACCAAACAAATAGGAGTTAAATGCAATACACTCAGTTGTAAATAGAAAGAGTTCTGTGTTTGATTGCATTCATTTCTACCAACCAACAATAACAGCAATCCATGTAAGACTTGTATACTATAAAATAAGTCAAAAGAATTTAtagttataataaaaatattaatgtatTCTTCCAGAGTGATGATATTGCTACTACTTTTGATAATGATACTCCACATATTATGTTTTTTGCATTGTATATTTGCatgaatttgttaaaaaaataaaggagTGACATTATTGAAATAGGAGTGACAATATTCATTcccaattttcaataaaaaaacagTATCACAGAATTTCATCTAGACCAAGTTATCTTATTGTTTCTGATCATACAAAGCCCACATTACATATTTAATTGAAGGAAAACTTGAAGTTACTTCAATAATGTAGCACATTCTTTATTACTATTAGTGTAAGGGTTTCTATGCTGATGATGCATAAAATTACGAATAATTTCTGATGGATGTTAAGTCTTGACCTACAAATACCTGGAATTTTGTTGACTAGTATCCTAGCTTTCTCTGCACGTTTCAGGTTTAAGTGTGCACCTCTGCTTGCATTATACCTGTTATCATCCTGCTTCGCAATGCAGTGTTAGAATCATATGGGtaaaataacaaattaacaatccaTATAAAGAACATTGTCTGGTACTCTAGTTTTCTACGTGGCAACAGAACAAGGCATATTGCTACATCATAGCATATGAACTATGAATGATATGATaccaaatattaattaataataatgaaaatgaaaacataaCATCAAAGATATACAGTTCTAC
This window contains:
- the LOC112720225 gene encoding indole-3-acetate O-methyltransferase 1, which encodes MLPAMGDNVVVSTMELEKLLSMKGGKGEASYVNNSQAQAMHAKSMLHLLKETLDRVEVEASREMPFVVVDLGCSCGINTINVVDVMIKHIMKRYEGLGLDPPEFSAFFSDLPSNDFNTLFQLLPPMPNYGVSMEECLAAKNHRSYFAAGVPGSFYRRLFPARSINVFHSAFSLHWLSQVPEAVTEKRSSAYNKGRVFIHGANEITAIAYKKQFQTDLAAFLRSRSVEMKRGGSMFLVCLGRTSLDPTDQGGAGLLFGTHFQDAWDDLVLQGLISSEKRDSFNIPVYAPSLQDFKEVVEGDGSFAIHKLEVFKGGSPLVVDQPDNASQVGKALANTCRSVSGVLVDAHIGEDLSHELFLRVEHRATCHGKDLLEQLQFYHIVASLSFVQS